The following are from one region of the Streptomyces sp. NBC_01264 genome:
- a CDS encoding cytochrome P450, whose amino-acid sequence MTTHPTSGTGQCPAHTPAPPPTGPLPIYGPAFNANPDATYQRLRDVAPIMPVEISPGVYGYLTVTYRAALYLLQNTPSRFGKDPQRWEALRRGQVPADSPALMMMQPRDNALWKDGPEHARLRRAITSSLARVDTHALAATVRQIADQLLSAFAADGHADLVAQYADPLPMLTMIEMFGCPPALGRRIVIAVTRLFDADADGVQANAELEAACLELTRLKRAQPGRDVTTYLIAAGLSDAEMVQTILLVIGAGSTPSSNLIMNSLRRIITDHRFAGTVHTGVKPLADALDEVLWDTPPVSNYSPLYAIGEQSYEGVHLQEGFPILVSFAAANADPALPFAAGARSGNRGHLAYSAGVHMCPAPDLARIIAETALECAVDRLGGLTLAVDPGELTARPATFHAGLTALPVRFQPDTHLPTTRRR is encoded by the coding sequence ATGACCACACACCCGACATCCGGCACCGGCCAGTGCCCGGCCCACACCCCCGCACCACCGCCCACCGGGCCGCTGCCGATCTACGGGCCGGCGTTCAACGCCAACCCGGACGCCACCTACCAGCGACTGCGTGACGTGGCGCCGATCATGCCGGTGGAGATCTCCCCCGGCGTGTACGGATACCTGACCGTCACCTACCGGGCGGCCCTCTACCTCCTGCAGAACACCCCGTCCCGCTTCGGCAAGGACCCGCAGCGCTGGGAGGCCCTGCGGCGCGGGCAGGTCCCGGCCGACAGCCCGGCGCTGATGATGATGCAGCCGCGCGACAACGCCCTGTGGAAGGACGGGCCGGAGCACGCCCGGCTGCGCCGGGCGATCACCTCCAGCCTCGCCCGCGTCGACACCCACGCCCTCGCCGCCACCGTCCGCCAGATCGCGGACCAGCTCCTCAGCGCCTTCGCTGCCGACGGGCACGCCGACCTGGTCGCCCAGTACGCCGATCCGCTGCCGATGCTCACCATGATCGAAATGTTCGGGTGCCCGCCCGCCCTCGGCCGCCGCATCGTCATCGCGGTGACCCGCCTGTTCGACGCGGACGCCGACGGCGTGCAGGCCAACGCCGAACTCGAGGCGGCCTGCCTGGAACTGACCCGCCTCAAGCGGGCCCAGCCCGGCCGGGACGTCACCACGTACCTGATCGCGGCGGGCCTGAGCGACGCCGAGATGGTCCAGACGATCCTTCTGGTCATCGGCGCCGGATCCACCCCCTCCAGCAACCTGATCATGAACTCGCTGCGGCGGATCATCACCGACCACCGGTTCGCGGGCACCGTCCATACCGGTGTCAAGCCGCTCGCCGACGCCCTCGACGAAGTCCTCTGGGACACCCCGCCCGTCTCCAACTACAGCCCCCTGTACGCCATCGGCGAGCAGAGCTACGAAGGCGTCCACCTCCAGGAAGGCTTCCCGATCCTGGTGTCCTTCGCCGCGGCCAACGCCGATCCCGCCCTTCCGTTCGCGGCGGGCGCCCGCTCGGGCAACCGCGGTCACCTCGCGTACTCGGCCGGCGTCCACATGTGCCCTGCCCCCGACCTGGCGCGGATCATCGCCGAGACCGCCCTCGAATGCGCCGTCGACCGCCTCGGGGGCCTCACTCTCGCCGTGGACCCGGGCGAGCTCACCGCCCGGCCCGCGACCTTCCACGCCGGACTCACCGCACTGCCCGTCCGCTTCCAGCCCGACACCCACCTGCCCACGACCAGAAGGCGATGA
- a CDS encoding ATP-binding protein, with protein MSTLIEGIVLLAVPSSVAAGAGAAAVHYRRRAAERLGVIRQLESRVRDGEQRVSARDEDARHLAGHRLPALISALSRGDGSHRDAGLMHPQLADTETGAAYRAVLEQVAVLAGEASERAEGAANAAVQAVVRSLQSLINEQQVAVTALQDLQSDEKTLAITIPIDHASSQLARRAQIVGILTGMWPGRRRADTPLLETIRGGVSRIRDYPRVEITGEPTAYVAGRVVEPVVLAAAELLDNAARHSEPGTKVYVWYLEAHNGISIVIEDAGIGMAPEERERAARLLAGQDPVRITELRTPPRFGFQAIGLLAARYGFTVSVEQQSVHGGVRAVLHLPRALLAAAPAHAPASEPAAGHVPDASPAGHPYPVAEEDGLPMRRGRHGARLSTAAPATSLPQPGAGRGLAAFMRGTSSARPASTTDQEQTS; from the coding sequence ATGAGCACCCTGATAGAGGGCATCGTGCTGCTGGCGGTGCCGAGTTCAGTCGCCGCAGGGGCGGGCGCGGCGGCGGTGCACTACCGGCGCCGGGCCGCCGAGCGGCTCGGCGTCATCCGCCAGCTGGAGAGCCGGGTCCGCGACGGCGAGCAGCGCGTGTCGGCGCGCGACGAGGACGCCCGGCACCTTGCCGGGCACCGGCTGCCCGCGCTCATCTCCGCGCTGAGCCGTGGGGACGGCAGCCACCGTGACGCCGGTCTGATGCACCCGCAGCTCGCCGACACCGAGACGGGTGCGGCCTACCGCGCCGTGCTCGAACAGGTCGCCGTACTGGCGGGCGAGGCCTCCGAGCGGGCCGAAGGCGCGGCCAACGCGGCGGTCCAGGCCGTGGTCCGCTCGCTGCAATCCCTCATCAACGAGCAGCAGGTCGCCGTGACCGCGCTGCAGGACCTGCAGAGCGACGAGAAGACCCTCGCCATCACGATCCCCATCGACCACGCCAGCAGCCAGCTCGCCCGCCGCGCCCAGATCGTTGGCATCCTGACGGGGATGTGGCCCGGGCGCCGGCGCGCCGACACCCCCCTGCTGGAAACCATCCGCGGCGGGGTCTCCCGGATCCGCGACTACCCCCGAGTGGAGATCACCGGGGAACCCACCGCCTACGTGGCCGGCCGCGTCGTCGAGCCGGTGGTCCTCGCCGCCGCGGAGCTCCTCGACAACGCCGCCCGGCACAGCGAGCCCGGCACCAAGGTCTACGTCTGGTACCTCGAAGCACACAACGGCATCAGCATCGTCATCGAGGACGCCGGGATCGGCATGGCTCCGGAGGAGCGTGAGCGCGCGGCCCGCCTGCTGGCCGGACAGGACCCGGTGCGGATCACCGAACTGCGGACCCCGCCGCGCTTCGGCTTCCAGGCCATCGGCCTGCTCGCCGCACGGTACGGCTTCACGGTCTCGGTGGAGCAGCAGTCCGTGCACGGCGGAGTCCGCGCGGTCCTCCACCTGCCGCGTGCCCTCCTGGCCGCGGCCCCCGCCCACGCGCCCGCTTCCGAGCCCGCGGCCGGCCACGTGCCCGACGCGTCGCCAGCCGGCCACCCCTATCCGGTGGCCGAAGAAGACGGCCTGCCGATGCGCCGGGGCCGGCACGGAGCCCGGCTCTCGACTGCCGCACCCGCCACCAGCCTCCCGCAGCCCGGCGCCGGCCGGGGCCTCGCCGCGTTCATGCGCGGCACCTCCTCCGCCCGCCCCGCCTCGACTACCGATCAGGAGCAGACCTCATGA
- a CDS encoding GTP-binding protein: protein MPAFAESETAPPRLRGDERTVKVLVCGHLGAGKTTYVHALSQIAPVSTEEVMTRAGTGVDHVALPDKTTTTVAMDFGRHSLSDDLVLYLFGAPGQARFFPILQDLAIGALGALVLVDTRRLADTYPILQLVEDLRLPYAVAINTFDEAPAVTDQRLRDVMDLPPDTPLVRCDARERPSARDALIALADHLLTLTPEPSR, encoded by the coding sequence TTGCCGGCCTTCGCCGAATCTGAGACCGCGCCGCCGAGACTGCGCGGGGACGAGCGCACCGTGAAGGTGCTCGTCTGCGGGCACCTGGGCGCCGGGAAGACCACCTACGTCCACGCCCTGTCGCAGATCGCCCCCGTCAGCACCGAGGAGGTGATGACGCGCGCGGGCACGGGAGTCGACCACGTCGCACTGCCGGACAAGACCACCACGACCGTGGCCATGGACTTCGGGCGGCACTCGCTCTCCGACGACCTGGTCCTCTACCTGTTCGGGGCCCCCGGCCAGGCACGGTTTTTCCCGATCCTCCAGGACCTGGCCATCGGCGCCCTCGGCGCGCTCGTCCTGGTCGACACCCGCCGCCTGGCCGACACCTACCCCATCCTCCAGCTGGTCGAGGACCTCCGGCTGCCCTACGCCGTCGCCATCAACACCTTCGACGAAGCCCCCGCCGTCACCGACCAGCGGCTGCGCGACGTCATGGACCTTCCCCCCGACACCCCGCTGGTGCGGTGCGACGCCCGCGAGCGACCCAGCGCCCGCGACGCCCTGATCGCCCTCGCCGACCACCTGCTGACCCTCACGCCGGAGCCCTCCCGATGA
- a CDS encoding LuxR C-terminal-related transcriptional regulator has translation MTTTAPITPVTPAQRRIAEHLIQGLTNSEIASEEQLSRGTVSSHVRSMRQNLHCPPRSSRPVLAHALLMHRQVAVPSLSPLQPSFTADENQQRLLKAIAEHSAPADIARAAKIPLADVKPFTEDLVRAAGASDATQLVGWGHALGLLGEGGQDTTDLPAASEGAAR, from the coding sequence ATGACCACCACAGCCCCCATCACGCCCGTCACCCCCGCCCAGAGACGGATCGCCGAACACCTGATTCAGGGCCTGACCAACAGCGAGATCGCCAGCGAAGAACAGCTGTCCCGCGGCACGGTGAGCTCCCACGTCCGCAGCATGCGCCAGAACCTCCACTGCCCGCCCCGTTCCTCCCGCCCGGTCCTCGCTCACGCCCTCCTGATGCACCGGCAGGTCGCCGTACCGTCGCTCTCCCCGCTGCAGCCGTCCTTCACGGCGGACGAGAACCAGCAGCGGCTGCTGAAGGCCATCGCCGAGCACTCCGCACCGGCCGACATCGCCCGCGCCGCGAAGATCCCCCTCGCTGACGTCAAGCCCTTCACGGAGGACCTCGTACGCGCGGCGGGCGCCAGCGACGCCACGCAACTCGTCGGCTGGGGACACGCCCTGGGCCTCCTCGGCGAGGGCGGACAGGACACCACGGACCTACCCGCCGCTTCCGAAGGAGCGGCACGGTGA
- a CDS encoding DUF742 domain-containing protein: MSGARQAGDDRLVRTYVVTGGRSEPSRNHFDHITLISLSASAGHLSRAHLNPEHLSILRVLTGGAQAVAELGALLRLPVSVTRVLLADLMEMGHITTQRRMTDTTTLDRALLEEVLAGLRRI, encoded by the coding sequence ATGAGCGGGGCACGGCAGGCAGGCGACGACCGGCTGGTGCGGACCTACGTGGTGACGGGCGGCCGGTCCGAACCCAGCCGTAACCACTTCGACCACATCACCCTCATCAGCCTCTCGGCTTCCGCCGGCCACCTCAGCCGTGCCCACCTCAACCCCGAGCACCTCTCGATCCTGCGGGTGCTGACCGGCGGGGCACAGGCCGTCGCCGAACTCGGCGCGCTCCTGCGCCTGCCGGTGAGCGTGACCCGCGTCCTGCTGGCCGACCTCATGGAGATGGGACACATCACCACCCAGCGGCGCATGACCGACACCACCACCCTTGACCGAGCACTGCTGGAGGAAGTCCTTGCCGGCCTTCGCCGAATCTGA
- a CDS encoding roadblock/LC7 domain-containing protein: MSASPDVSWILNDLVNFPGARHAVVLSSDGLAVGSSDQVSRELADTVAAIASGMQSLSQRGAAFVQDEPTPWEQTMVSFTGGFLFILTAAEGAYLVVSATSDVDIEAFSYRMRKTIDSLGPALRVAPRHNLADLA, from the coding sequence ATGAGCGCCTCCCCCGACGTCAGCTGGATCCTCAACGACCTCGTGAACTTCCCCGGCGCCCGCCACGCGGTCGTGCTCTCCTCGGACGGGCTCGCGGTCGGCTCCTCCGACCAGGTGAGCCGTGAGCTGGCGGACACGGTGGCCGCGATCGCCTCCGGTATGCAGTCCCTCAGCCAGCGCGGCGCGGCGTTCGTCCAGGACGAGCCGACCCCGTGGGAGCAGACGATGGTCAGCTTCACGGGCGGCTTCCTGTTCATCCTCACCGCCGCCGAGGGCGCCTACCTCGTCGTCTCCGCGACCTCGGACGTCGACATCGAGGCGTTCTCGTACCGCATGCGCAAGACCATCGACAGCCTCGGCCCGGCGCTGCGCGTCGCACCGCGCCACAACCTGGCCGATCTGGCATGA
- a CDS encoding tetratricopeptide repeat protein: MTEQAPGTPLPPAVVTNTVGNAAVHTSVQAGTVGAVHFHQPRHEPPVPRQLRPVAPAWTDREREQDQLTRWIETQPEYAVPIAVLTGPAGIGKTALAERILHGLSGRYPGGQLHVDLRGQNPDGPARPGEVLGRMLRSILPGPLPAGVEELAAWWRSATAARPPMCLLLDGVSDAAQIHRLLPGGSGHLVVATSRIPLPELARHGAATLALSPLDHVAARSYLARCLGPDRVQRETEAVTELIGLTAGLPLALALSITQLARHPDRPLRAAVRALSERRRWAASTSPAPDLPGAIVTSALDAAYADLSRPAARLYRKLAQLPVESVDGSLAAAVALLTPAEAADLLQEITIGGLLVRDSDHPVRGPVWRYSSAALAHARDHAALEKLDGAETEARRRAADWYLAAATAAERLLTPSHRRLDRTYVYPAEHPVEFPDRAAALSWLDAQSANLLTVIRSAHAAGSYGLVWQLVHAMWPWWRAARMYDAWIDAHRLGLEAARLYNSDLAVQEMANTLGIGLRGARSFDEAARIFADVLAGARERQDVRGEAQALHELGATAYEAGRPEEAVGHLEQARTLRESREDRRGVALTDILLGQVHLGRGDAAAAIEVLAAARAALIEVADPHDAARALAWLGRAYSAAGRHDEARPAGSTAQQEFEQTGSRQWMARSLELLGESVAAAGDEEEARELFARALAAYEPLSATDAARVRARLS, encoded by the coding sequence ATGACCGAGCAGGCCCCCGGGACTCCGCTCCCGCCCGCGGTGGTGACCAACACCGTCGGCAACGCGGCTGTGCACACCAGCGTGCAGGCGGGCACGGTCGGCGCCGTCCACTTCCACCAGCCGCGCCACGAACCGCCGGTGCCCCGGCAGTTGCGGCCAGTGGCGCCCGCCTGGACCGACCGCGAGCGGGAGCAGGACCAGCTCACCCGGTGGATCGAGACCCAGCCCGAGTACGCCGTGCCCATCGCCGTGCTGACCGGCCCCGCCGGCATCGGCAAGACCGCGCTGGCCGAGCGAATCCTCCACGGCCTGTCCGGCCGTTACCCGGGCGGCCAGCTCCACGTCGATCTGCGGGGACAGAACCCGGACGGTCCCGCCCGCCCTGGGGAGGTCCTCGGCCGGATGCTGCGCTCCATCCTGCCGGGCCCGCTGCCCGCCGGAGTTGAGGAACTCGCGGCTTGGTGGCGGTCCGCGACGGCCGCCCGTCCCCCGATGTGCCTGCTCCTGGACGGGGTCTCCGATGCCGCCCAGATCCACCGTCTGCTGCCGGGCGGCAGCGGGCACCTCGTTGTCGCGACCAGCCGCATCCCGCTGCCGGAGCTCGCCCGCCACGGCGCGGCAACTCTCGCGCTGAGCCCCCTCGACCACGTTGCCGCCCGCTCCTACCTGGCGCGCTGCCTCGGACCTGACCGCGTTCAGCGCGAGACGGAGGCCGTCACCGAACTGATCGGGCTCACCGCCGGCCTGCCTCTCGCGCTCGCCCTCAGCATCACCCAGCTCGCCCGGCACCCGGACCGGCCACTCCGCGCCGCTGTCCGCGCCCTGAGCGAGCGCCGCCGCTGGGCGGCGAGCACGAGCCCCGCCCCCGACCTTCCCGGAGCGATCGTGACCTCTGCTCTCGACGCCGCGTACGCGGACCTCTCCCGCCCCGCCGCCCGCCTGTACCGCAAGCTCGCTCAACTGCCGGTGGAGAGCGTCGACGGCTCCCTCGCGGCGGCCGTCGCGCTGCTCACTCCCGCCGAAGCGGCCGACCTCCTCCAGGAGATCACCATCGGCGGCCTCCTGGTCCGGGACAGCGACCATCCCGTGCGCGGCCCTGTCTGGCGCTACTCCAGTGCCGCTCTCGCGCACGCCCGAGACCACGCCGCGCTGGAGAAGCTGGACGGAGCGGAGACCGAGGCCCGTCGGCGGGCGGCCGACTGGTACCTGGCCGCGGCCACTGCTGCCGAGCGGCTGCTGACGCCCAGCCACCGCCGGCTCGACCGGACCTATGTCTACCCCGCCGAGCACCCGGTCGAATTCCCGGACCGCGCGGCGGCCCTGTCCTGGCTCGACGCGCAGTCCGCCAACCTCCTGACCGTGATCCGCAGCGCGCACGCGGCCGGCTCGTACGGACTGGTGTGGCAGCTCGTCCACGCCATGTGGCCCTGGTGGCGGGCCGCCAGGATGTACGACGCCTGGATCGACGCCCACCGCCTGGGCCTGGAAGCCGCCCGCCTCTACAACAGCGATCTCGCCGTGCAGGAGATGGCCAACACCCTTGGCATCGGCCTGCGCGGAGCCCGCAGCTTCGACGAGGCGGCCCGGATCTTCGCCGACGTCCTGGCCGGCGCCCGCGAGCGCCAGGACGTCCGGGGCGAGGCGCAGGCGCTCCACGAGCTCGGCGCCACCGCGTACGAGGCCGGTCGCCCCGAGGAGGCTGTGGGGCACCTGGAGCAGGCCCGGACCCTGCGCGAGAGCCGGGAGGACCGCCGCGGAGTCGCCCTCACCGACATCCTCCTCGGGCAGGTCCATCTGGGCCGCGGCGATGCCGCCGCGGCCATCGAGGTCCTCGCCGCCGCCCGTGCCGCGCTCATCGAGGTCGCGGACCCGCACGACGCGGCCCGGGCCCTGGCCTGGCTCGGCCGGGCGTACTCGGCTGCCGGGCGCCACGACGAAGCCCGACCGGCGGGTTCGACGGCGCAGCAGGAGTTCGAGCAGACGGGATCCCGCCAGTGGATGGCCCGAAGTCTGGAACTCCTGGGCGAGAGCGTCGCAGCGGCAGGCGACGAGGAAGAGGCCCGAGAGCTCTTCGCCCGTGCACTGGCGGCGTACGAGCCGCTGAGCGCCACGGACGCCGCACGCGTCCGCGCTCGCCTGTCCTGA
- a CDS encoding XRE family transcriptional regulator — translation MDEEERTPHPLAALRLALGLDRVEFAEAVHDAARRRGLRSGVDKHRVRKWEVNGVRPDAVSQTYIAEVLGIPAGDVDHAAWPAWLPRVDRGVVPLGHANSVPALREALHTMDRRTLLSVIPGSALVVLAGSWAGTEPTALAAGPPRPGAAVGEDVVALLEETSGRLNAMATEQRQHIAPLYDAHLARVTDLIDEQRYSRPVGVRLHQLAASLSQTVAWIRFDHGQHGAASRYWIAGLHNAHAGDDRDMGAALLSDLAYQASWRDDPTTAAGILTKALRRTTHPAASSLLHLRLARAQAALGERRATLNSLNTAERLLGAGDAGGSPAWCSWMSPADLAVDSGRCLLDLGDTTQAHRLIAEGQALLPASRDKTRGIFLAYRAQGHLSRREPEAAAADALEAFHLAERIGAPRCVQLVRDLAPAFTPYRTAEGVPELLHAVA, via the coding sequence GTGGACGAGGAAGAGCGCACACCCCACCCGCTTGCCGCCCTGCGCCTCGCGCTCGGCTTGGACCGCGTGGAGTTCGCCGAGGCCGTGCACGACGCTGCCCGTCGTCGCGGGCTTCGCTCCGGCGTCGACAAGCACCGGGTGCGGAAGTGGGAGGTCAACGGGGTGCGGCCCGACGCCGTCTCCCAGACCTACATCGCGGAGGTCTTGGGCATCCCGGCCGGTGACGTCGACCATGCCGCCTGGCCTGCCTGGCTTCCTCGCGTCGACCGAGGTGTCGTGCCGCTCGGCCACGCCAACTCCGTGCCCGCACTGCGAGAGGCCCTGCACACTATGGACCGTCGAACCCTGCTCAGCGTCATCCCCGGATCCGCGCTCGTCGTCCTGGCTGGAAGCTGGGCCGGAACCGAACCCACGGCTCTCGCCGCCGGTCCCCCGCGCCCCGGCGCCGCGGTCGGCGAGGACGTCGTGGCCCTGCTGGAGGAGACCAGCGGCCGCCTGAACGCTATGGCCACCGAGCAGCGCCAGCACATCGCTCCCCTCTACGACGCGCACCTTGCTCGCGTGACCGACCTGATCGACGAGCAGCGCTACTCCCGCCCCGTGGGAGTGCGCCTGCACCAGCTCGCCGCCAGCCTCTCCCAGACGGTCGCCTGGATCCGCTTCGACCATGGCCAGCACGGCGCCGCCAGCCGGTACTGGATTGCCGGCCTGCACAACGCCCACGCCGGGGACGACCGGGACATGGGCGCGGCCCTTCTCAGTGACCTCGCCTACCAGGCTTCTTGGCGGGACGATCCCACCACCGCCGCGGGCATCCTCACCAAGGCCCTCCGCCGCACCACCCACCCTGCGGCCAGCTCCCTGCTGCACCTGCGGCTGGCACGCGCTCAAGCGGCGCTCGGCGAACGCCGCGCCACCCTGAACTCTCTGAATACGGCAGAACGCCTGCTCGGTGCCGGGGACGCGGGCGGTAGCCCGGCTTGGTGCTCGTGGATGTCGCCCGCCGACCTCGCCGTCGACTCGGGGCGCTGTCTGCTCGACCTTGGCGATACGACGCAGGCACACCGCCTCATCGCCGAAGGCCAGGCCCTCCTGCCAGCCAGCCGGGACAAGACCCGCGGTATCTTCCTCGCGTACCGGGCTCAGGGGCACCTCAGCCGTCGCGAACCCGAAGCCGCAGCTGCCGACGCTCTCGAAGCGTTCCACCTGGCCGAACGGATCGGAGCTCCGCGGTGCGTTCAGCTCGTCCGCGATCTGGCTCCCGCCTTCACTCCTTACCGGACGGCGGAAGGCGTACCTGAACTGCTGCACGCCGTCGCATAA
- a CDS encoding cytochrome P450 family protein — protein MTSSTHSTQAPTAGCPYRIDATGSDIHGEATALRTRGPATRVVLPGLPDTIPTWSVTDPGLIRRLLTHPDISKDAHQHWPAYVNGTIPADWPLRIWVDVRNALSAYGDEHQRLRRPLAAAFSTRRVRALAPQIEAITHTLLDDLQHAGPEETVDLRARFAWRLPLLVVNAILGVPEDLHDDFRDAVGALFSTDLTPEEAEATPVRVYELIAALVARKREQPGDDVTSGLIAAHHSGQLSEQELADSLVLLIGAGHETTVDLLDHAITNLLTHPDQLTRATSGQTGWEPVVEETLRHQAPIATIILRFAAREVTDDATGITFTQGDALAINYAAAGRDTELHGPNADQFDITRHSARDHLAFGHATHLCLGAELARIEARIALEALFTRFPRLHLAVTPDQLRPLASFISNGHQELPVRLGAPAA, from the coding sequence ATGACTTCCAGTACCCACAGCACCCAGGCCCCCACCGCCGGATGCCCCTACCGCATCGACGCCACCGGCTCCGACATCCACGGCGAGGCCACCGCCCTGCGCACCCGCGGCCCGGCCACCCGGGTCGTCCTGCCGGGCCTGCCCGACACCATCCCCACCTGGTCCGTCACCGACCCCGGCCTCATACGCCGCCTGCTCACGCACCCTGACATCTCCAAGGACGCCCACCAGCACTGGCCCGCCTACGTCAACGGCACGATCCCCGCCGACTGGCCGCTGCGGATCTGGGTCGACGTCCGCAACGCCCTGTCCGCCTACGGCGACGAGCACCAGCGCCTGCGCCGCCCGCTGGCCGCCGCGTTCAGCACCCGCCGGGTCCGCGCACTGGCCCCGCAGATCGAGGCGATCACCCACACCCTCCTCGACGACCTCCAGCACGCCGGCCCCGAGGAGACCGTCGACCTGCGCGCCCGCTTCGCCTGGCGCCTGCCGCTCCTCGTCGTCAACGCGATCCTCGGCGTTCCCGAGGACCTCCACGACGACTTCCGCGACGCGGTCGGCGCCCTGTTCTCCACCGACCTCACTCCCGAGGAGGCCGAGGCCACCCCGGTACGGGTCTACGAACTCATCGCCGCCCTGGTGGCCCGCAAACGCGAACAGCCCGGAGACGACGTCACCTCCGGCCTCATCGCCGCCCACCACAGTGGCCAGCTCAGCGAACAGGAACTCGCCGACAGCCTCGTCCTGCTCATCGGCGCCGGACACGAGACCACCGTCGACCTTCTCGACCACGCCATCACCAACCTCCTGACCCACCCCGACCAGCTCACTCGGGCAACCTCCGGCCAGACGGGCTGGGAACCCGTCGTCGAAGAGACCCTCCGCCACCAGGCCCCGATCGCGACGATCATCCTGCGCTTCGCCGCACGCGAGGTGACGGACGACGCCACCGGCATCACCTTCACCCAGGGCGACGCCCTCGCCATCAACTACGCCGCCGCCGGCCGCGACACCGAACTCCACGGCCCCAACGCCGACCAGTTCGACATCACCCGCCACAGCGCCCGCGACCACCTCGCCTTCGGCCACGCCACCCACCTGTGCCTCGGCGCCGAACTCGCGCGCATCGAGGCCCGAATAGCCCTCGAAGCGCTCTTCACCCGATTCCCCCGCCTTCATCTGGCCGTCACCCCTGATCAGCTCCGGCCCCTGGCCAGCTTCATCTCCAACGGCCACCAGGAGCTCCCCGTCCGCCTCGGCGCCCCCGCCGCCTGA
- a CDS encoding rRNA adenine N-6-methyltransferase family protein, with the protein MTVDEVVGGVADRYAALGFQTRGDLGQHFLRTPDAAYALLERAGIPAGAPVLEVGAGLGTLSSAIATAGHRIWAVEKDERLRDHLTERLAPFGDRARVTFDDVRRVDLDSGLDPGSALVSIMPFDPRLAADLICHVFTCPRLEYGLVVAPSASAELLSRSTDLAVVEVDGIARSSFWPPAPTVLRVLAIGRRSTCRS; encoded by the coding sequence TTGACGGTTGACGAAGTCGTCGGCGGCGTGGCCGACCGTTACGCCGCTCTCGGTTTCCAGACCCGTGGAGATCTCGGGCAGCACTTCCTGCGAACCCCGGACGCCGCTTACGCCCTCCTGGAGCGGGCCGGTATCCCGGCCGGAGCACCCGTGCTCGAGGTCGGAGCGGGACTGGGCACGCTCTCGTCCGCGATCGCGACCGCCGGACACCGCATCTGGGCGGTGGAGAAGGACGAGCGTCTGCGAGACCACCTGACAGAGCGCCTTGCCCCGTTCGGGGACAGGGCCCGCGTCACCTTCGACGACGTACGCCGCGTCGACCTGGACAGCGGCCTGGATCCCGGCAGCGCGCTGGTGTCCATCATGCCGTTCGACCCCCGTCTGGCCGCCGACCTGATCTGCCACGTGTTCACCTGTCCCCGCTTGGAGTACGGGCTCGTGGTCGCACCCAGCGCCAGCGCCGAACTGCTCTCCCGGAGCACGGACTTGGCCGTGGTGGAGGTCGACGGCATCGCCAGGTCCTCCTTCTGGCCGCCGGCGCCCACCGTGCTGCGAGTCCTCGCAATCGGCCGGAGGTCGACGTGCAGGAGCTGA